The proteins below are encoded in one region of Hordeum vulgare subsp. vulgare chromosome 3H, MorexV3_pseudomolecules_assembly, whole genome shotgun sequence:
- the LOC123443766 gene encoding U-box domain-containing protein 35-like gives MMQGSPLSPEEHRLTSPPSLHQPASTIVVAIDRDRNSQLAMKWVVDHLLSGASHIILLHVAAHHPAANHGFAMAETTQDALEAEMKEIFVPFRGFCSRNGVLESEVILEEADISKAIIDYISANKIQSIALGASNRNAFTKKWKNPDVPSSLMKGAPDYCNIYVVAKGKPVNVRLAKCGVPADDSDFVLATYSRRSSRSQLPPVMPESMISCSRRSIDRPELTTRPPFRERPLAASATTKPLLLSGRMDSTDGSYRSTLRTNSHDPSNLDPDFAQAIHFSSMDFGENLDALSLSPRESGSPLSAAQREVEAEMRRLKLELKQTMDMYNAACKEAISAKQRAKEMHLLKMEEARRLEEARQAEEAALALAEMEKVKCRAAMEAAEAAQRLADLEAQRRRNAEVRARREADEKVRALDAIANHDFRYRKYNIDEIEIATERFSESLKIGEGGYGPVYSASLDHTPVAIKVLRPDAQQGRKQFQQEVEVLSCIRHPNMVLLLGACPEYGCLVYEYMENGSLEDRLFRRGGTPTLPWSQRFRISAEIATALLFLHQTKPEPLVHRDLKPANILLDRNYVSKISDVGLARLVPPAVADSVTQYRLTATAGTFCYIDPEYQQTGKLGVKSDIYSLGVLLLQVITARPPMGLTHHVEKAIESGTFAQMLDVTIKDWPVEDALGFAKLSLKCTEMRRRDRPDLGTVVLPELNRLRNLGIAYDQARATVPVSDSSSHGQERVSSPTVDAGSWRTAES, from the exons ATGATGCAAGGAAGCCCCCTGAGCCCCGAGGAGCACCGGCTGACCTCGCCGCCGAGCCTGCACCAGCCGGCGTCGACCATCGTCGTTGCCATCGACCGGGACCGGAACAGCCAACTGGCCATGAAATGGGTGGTCGACCACCTCCTCTCCGGCGCCTCCCATATCATCCTCCTCCACGTGGCGGCCCACCATCCTGCAGCCAACC ATGGATTTGCCATGGCTGAGACGACGCAGGACGCGCTGGAGGCTGAAATGAAGGAGATCTTTGTCCCCTTCAGAGGATTCTGTTCTAGGAATGGG GTGCTAGAATCCGAGGTGATACTGGAAGAGGCAGACATCTCCAAGGCCATCATAGACTACATCAGTGCTAACAAGATTCAGAGCATCGCGCTCGGCGCATCCAACAGGAACGCCTTCACCAAGAAGTGGAAGAACCCCGACGTGCCCTCCAGCCTCATGAAGGGCGCGCCCGACTACTGCAACATCTACGTCGTTGCCAAGGGCAAGCCCGTCAACGTCAGGCTCGCCAAGTGCGGCGTGCCGGCCGACGACAGCGACTTCGTCCTCGCCACCTACTCCAGGAGGAGCTCCAGGAGCCAGCTGCCGCCGGTCATGCCGGAGTCTATGATCTCCTGCAGCAGGCGCTCCATCGACAGGCCCGAGCTCACCACGCGCCCGCCGTTCCGCGAGCGCCCCCTGGCGGCGTCTGCGACCACCAAGCCCCTCCTTCTGTCCGGAAGGATGGACAGCACCGACGGCTCCTACCGCTCCACGCTGCGGACCAACTCCCACGACCCGTCCAACCTCGACCCCGACTTCGCACAGGCCATTCATTTCTCCTCCATGGACTTTGGCGAGAACCTCGACGCGCTCTCCCTCAGCCCCCGGGAATCCGGCTCGCCTCTCTCCGCC GCCCAGCGCGAGGTGGAGGCGGAGATGAGGCGGCTCAAGCTGGAGCTGAAGCAGACCATGGACATGTACAACGCAGCATGCAAAGAGGCCATCAGCGCCAAGCAGAGGGCCAAGGAGATGCACCTGCTCAAGATGGAGGAGGCGCGGCGCCTAGAGGAGGCCCGTCAGGCGGAGGAAGCCGCATTGGCGCTGGCCGAGATGGAGAAGGTCAAGTGCCGGGCCGCCATGGAGGCTGCCGAGGCCGCGCAGCGCCTGGCCGACCTGGAGGCACAGCGACGCCGCAACGCTGAGGTGCGCGCGCGCCGGGAGGCCGACGAGAAGGTGCGCGCCCTGGACGCCATCGCCAACCACGACTTCCGCTACCGTAAGTACAACATCGACGAGATCGAGATCGCCACCGAACGCTTCTCCGAGAGTCTCAAGATCGGGGAGGGCGGCTACGGCCCCGTCTACAGCGCCAGCCTCGACCACACTCCGGTTGCCATCAAGGTGCTCCGCCCGGACGCCCAGCAAGGGCGTAAGCAGTTCCagcaggaggtggaggtgctcagcTGCATCCGCCACCCCAACATGGTCTTACTCCTCGGTGCCTGTCCCGAGTACGGCTGCCTCGTCTACGAGTACATGGAGAATGGCAGCCTCGAGGACCGCCTGTTCCGTCGTGGCGGCACGCCGACGCTCCCCTGGAGTCAGCGGTTCAGGATCTCGGCTGAGATCGCGACGGCTCTGCTCTTCCTTCACCAGACCAAGCCGGAGCCGCTGGTGCACCGAGACCTCAAGCCGGCCAACATCCTGCTGGACCGCAACTACGTGAGCAAGATCAGCGACGTCGGGCTGGCGCGCCTCGTGCCACCGGCGGTGGCGGACAGCGTGACGCAGTACCGGCTCACGGCGACGGCGGGCACCTTCTGCTACATTGACCCGGAGTACCAGCAAACGGGCAAGCTAGGCGTCAAGTCGGACATCTATTCTCTCGGCGTGCTGCTGCTGCAGGTGATCACCGCGCGGCCGCCCATGGGGCTGACGCATCATGTCGAGAAGGCCATCGAGTCCGGAACCTTCGCACAGATGCTCGACGTCACCATCAAGGACTGGCCCGTCGAGGACGCGCTGGGGTTCGCCAAGCTCTCGCTCAAGTGCACGGAGATGCGGCGGAGGGACCGACCGGACCTCGGCACCGTCGTACTGCCGGAGCTCAACCGGCTCAGAAACCTCGGCATCGCCTACGACCAGGCACGCGCCACCGTCCCTGTTAGCGACAGCAGCTCGCACGGGCAGGAAAGGGTCAGCTCACCCACGGTTGACGCGGGATCGTGGAGAACGGCGGAAAGCTAG